A region from the Azotosporobacter soli genome encodes:
- a CDS encoding transposase yields the protein MAKKVHYSPEVKWDAVNMKLTGRSTVEVMTVLGIKSKTQIKRWMSWYRNGETHRFQQPVGKQYTYKKGIEELSEIECLRLRIKQLEMHNEILGKLNGILGKQQRSNS from the coding sequence GTGGCAAAAAAAGTGCATTATTCACCCGAGGTAAAGTGGGATGCAGTCAATATGAAACTCACTGGGCGGAGTACCGTTGAGGTTATGACAGTCTTAGGAATAAAAAGTAAAACACAGATTAAAAGATGGATGAGTTGGTATCGAAATGGTGAAACCCATCGCTTTCAGCAGCCTGTCGGAAAACAGTATACTTATAAAAAAGGGATAGAGGAATTATCAGAGATTGAGTGTCTAAGGCTTAGAATTAAGCAGCTTGAAATGCACAACGAAATACTGGGAAAGTTAAATGGGATCTTAGGAAAACAACAAAGAAGCAACTCGTAG